From Pirellulales bacterium, the proteins below share one genomic window:
- a CDS encoding heparan-alpha-glucosaminide N-acetyltransferase domain-containing protein, whose protein sequence is MSTTAATAAAVPKSRLSSLDQFRGYTVVGMVFVNFVGAYAATPLILKHHNTYCSYADTIMPQFFFAVGFAYRLTFGRRASSEGLLSAYGHVIKRLLGLALVALIIEHVQARAQHWDQLTHMGWWEIFEIPVTKAWFASPLMHIAATSLWITPVIRAGAGVRVVYMLLSVGLQVFLSHWFYFDWVLSHGVDGGPLGFLTWSVPTIVGTLACDTVLSGQGWGRVVRMLAWGAILMGIGWGLSGLTTLYNVPEHRVAELHEQEIAPDGVIPDSERWRDWSWQWAEPPFVAPPNTDLRKRNYWMMSQRAATPSYHVFAAGFALALYALFYVVCDKWGWQLGLFRTFGSNALLAWIVHNLVGNAVEPFVPSDAPSWYVAAAFAVYFGVIYLVVRSMEKKGIYLKL, encoded by the coding sequence ATGTCTACGACTGCCGCCACTGCTGCCGCCGTCCCCAAGTCCCGCCTGTCGTCGCTGGATCAGTTCCGCGGTTACACCGTGGTGGGGATGGTGTTCGTGAATTTCGTCGGCGCTTACGCTGCGACGCCGCTTATTCTCAAGCATCACAACACGTACTGCAGTTACGCCGACACGATCATGCCGCAATTCTTTTTTGCGGTGGGGTTCGCCTATCGGCTGACCTTCGGGCGGCGCGCCTCCAGCGAAGGGTTGCTGTCGGCATACGGGCACGTCATAAAACGACTGCTGGGCCTGGCGCTCGTGGCCTTGATCATCGAGCACGTTCAAGCGCGGGCCCAGCATTGGGATCAGCTCACGCACATGGGCTGGTGGGAGATCTTCGAGATCCCCGTCACCAAAGCCTGGTTCGCCAGCCCGCTCATGCACATCGCGGCCACGAGCCTGTGGATCACGCCGGTGATCCGCGCCGGCGCCGGCGTGCGCGTGGTGTACATGCTGCTGTCGGTCGGGCTGCAGGTTTTCCTCTCGCACTGGTTCTATTTCGACTGGGTGCTGTCCCACGGCGTCGACGGCGGGCCGTTGGGCTTCCTCACCTGGAGCGTCCCCACGATCGTCGGCACGCTGGCCTGCGATACCGTGCTGTCAGGCCAAGGTTGGGGACGCGTCGTCCGCATGCTCGCCTGGGGCGCGATCCTGATGGGCATCGGTTGGGGTCTATCCGGCCTGACCACGCTTTACAACGTGCCCGAGCATCGCGTGGCCGAGTTGCACGAACAGGAGATCGCTCCCGATGGGGTCATCCCCGACAGCGAGCGGTGGCGCGATTGGTCGTGGCAATGGGCTGAGCCGCCGTTCGTGGCCCCGCCGAACACCGACCTGCGCAAGCGCAACTATTGGATGATGAGCCAGCGGGCCGCCACCCCCTCGTACCACGTGTTCGCGGCCGGCTTCGCCCTGGCCCTGTACGCGCTGTTCTATGTCGTGTGCGACAAGTGGGGCTGGCAACTGGGCCTGTTTCGCACGTTCGGTTCCAACGCCCTGTTGGCGTGGATCGTACACAACCTGGTGGGCAATGCCGTCGAGCCCTTTGTGCCGAGCGACGCGCCGTCGTGGTACGTGGCGGCCGCTTTCGCCGTGTACTTCGGCGTCATCTACCTGGTGGTGCGCAGCATGGAGAAAAAGGGGATTTACCTGAAGTTGTAG